From Equus quagga isolate Etosha38 chromosome 3, UCLA_HA_Equagga_1.0, whole genome shotgun sequence, one genomic window encodes:
- the TLR6 gene encoding toll-like receptor 6 isoform X1 — protein MLKNLDAYQDALKNSNNPLRDYRLNIMTKDNKCVVRIFNFVYIVTLIVGTIIQFSDESKFAVDMSKIGLTHVLKDLPPETKVLDMSQNCISELHLSDVSFLSGLKVLRLSRNSIRYLDFSIFKFNPDLEYLDLSHNQLQKISCHPIMSLKHLDLSFNDFEVLPICKEFGNLTQLDFLGLSATRFQQLDLLPIAHLHLSCILLDLEGYYVKENQTESLQIPNTKTLQLVFHPYNLFSVQVNISLNSLGCLQLTNIKLNDDNCQVLIKFLSDPIRQPTLLNITLNHVETTWKCLVRVFQFLWPKPVESLHICNLTIVKSIGKEDFTYSKTALKALKIEHITNRVYIFSQQVLYTVFSEMNIMMLTISDTPFIHMVCPQAPSTFKFLNFTQNVFTDSIFQNCSTLVRLETLILQKNELKDLFKVGLMTKNMPSLEILDVSWNSLEYHGPDGNCPWVESLVVLNLSSNILTDSVFRCLPPRVKVLDLHNNRIRSIPKDITSLEALQVLNVAFNSLADLPGCGAFNGLSILIIDYNLISDPSADFFQSCQKIRSIKAGNNPFQCTCELREFIQSIGQVSGDVVEGWPDSYKCEYPESYKGTPLKDFHLSQLSCNTALLVVTIVVPVLVLAVTVSILCIYLDLPWYLRMVCQWTQTRRRARNIPLEELQRTLQFHAFISYSERDSAWVKNELVPCLEKEDIRICLHERNFVPGKSIVENIINCIEKSYKSIFVLSPNFVQSEWCHYELYFAHHNLFHEGSDNLILILLEPIPQNNIPSKYHKLRALMTQRTYLEWPKEKSKRGLFWANIRAAFNMKVALVIENNDVKT, from the coding sequence AATTTGGACGCGTATCAAGATGCTCTGAAGAACAGCAACAACCCTTTGAGGGACTACCGCTTGAACATCATGACCAAAGACAACAAATGTGTTGTTagaatctttaattttgtttacatcGTGACCTTAATAGTTGGAACCATAATCCAATTCTCTGATGAAAGTAAATTTGCAGTAGACATGTCAAAAATAGGCCTTACTCATGTTCTGAAAGACTTGCCACCAGAAACCAAGGTCTTAGACATGTCTCAAAACTGCATATCTGAGCTTCACCTCTCCGACGTGAGCTTTCTCTCAGGGTTGAAAGTCTTGAGACTTTCCCGTAATAGCATCCGGTACCTTGATTTTAGTATTTTCAAGTTCAACCCGGATTTAGAATATTTGGATTTATCTCACAATCAGTTGCAGAAGATTTCCTGCCATCCTATCATGAGTCTCAAGCATTTAGATCTCTCATTCAATGACTTTGAAGTCCTGCCCATTTGTAAGGAATTTGGCAACTTGACTCAACTGGATTTCTTGGGATTAAGTGCTACAAGGTTTCAGCAATTAGATCTGCTACCAATTGCTCACTTGCATCTAAGTTGCATCCTTCTTGATTTAGAAGGTTATTATGTGAAAGAAAACCAGACAGAAAGTCTTCAAATTCCAAATACAAAAACACTTCAGCTTGTTTTCCACCCATATAATTTATTCTCTGTCCAAGTGAACATATCACTTAATAGTTTAGGGTGCTTACAACTGACTAATATTAAATTGAATGATGACAACTGTCAAGTTTTGATTAAATTTTTGTCAGACCCCATTAGACAGCCAACCCTACTGAATATTACCCTCAACCATGTGGAAACAACATGGAAATGCTTGGTTAGagtttttcaattcctttggcCCAAACCTGTAGAATCTCTCCATATTTGCAATTTAACAATAGTTAAAAGCATTGGTAAAGAAGATTTTACCTATTCTAAAACGGCATTGAAAGCATTGAAAATAGAACATATTACAAACagagtttatattttttcacagCAAGTGTTGTACACAGTGTTTTCTGAGATGAACATTATGATGTTAACCATATCAGATACACCTTTTATACATATGGTTTGTCCTCAGGCACCGAGCACATTTAAGTTTTTGAACTTTACCCAGAATGTTTTCACAGATagtatttttcaaaactgttcCACTTTAGTTAGATTGGAGACACTTATCTTACAAAAGAACGAATTAAAAGATCTTTTCAAAGTAGGCCTCATGACTAAGAATATGCCATCTTTGGAAATACTGGATGTTAGCTGGAATTCTCTGGAATATCATGGACCTGATGGAAATTGCCCTTGGGTTGAGAGTCTAGTGGTGTTAAATTTGTCTTCAAATATACTTACTGACTCTGTTTTCAGATGTTTACCTCCCAGGGTCAAGGTACTTGATCTTCACAATAACAGAATAAGGAGCATCCCTAAAGATATCACCAGCCTGGAAGCCCTGCAAGTACTCAATGTTGCTTTCAATTCTTTAGCCGACCTTCCTGGATGTGGTGCCTTTAACGGCCTTTCTATACTGATCATTGACTATAATTTAATTTCCGACCCATCAGCCGATTTCTTCCAAAGTTGCCAGAAGATTAGGTCAATAAAAGCAGGGAACAATCCATTCCAATGTACGTGTGAGCTAAGAGAATTTATCCAAAGTATAGGCCAAGTATCAGGTGATGTGGTAGAGGGTTGGCCTGATTCTTATAAGTGTGAGTATCCAGAAAGCTATAAGGGAACCCCACTAAAGGACTTTCATCTGTCTCAATTATCCTGCAACACAGCTCTGCTTGTTGTCACCATTGTGGTCCCTGTGCTGGTGTTGGCTGTTACTGTGAGCATCCTCTGTATCTACCTGGATCTGCCCTGGTATCTCAGGATGGTGTGTCAGTGGACGCAGACCCGGCGCAGGGCTAGGAACATACCCTTAGAAGAACTCCAAAGAACTCTCCAGTTCCATGCTTTTATTTCATACAGTGAACGTGATTCTGCCTGGGTGAAGAATGAACTAGTACCTTGcttagaaaaagaagatatacggatttGTCTCCATGAGAGAAACTTTGTTCCTGGCAAGAGCATTGTGGAAAATATCATAAACTGCATTGAGAAAAGTTACAAGTCCATCTTTGTTTTGTCTCCCAATTTTGTTCAGAGTGAGTGGTGCCATTATGAACTCTACTTTGCCCACCACAATCTCTTTCATGAAGGATCTGATAACTTAATCCTGATCTTGCTGGAACCCATTCCACAGAACAACATTCCCAGCAAGTATCACAAGCTCAGGGCTCTCATGACACAGAGGACTTATTTGGAATGGCCCAAGGAGAAGAGCAAACGTGGACTTTTTTGGGCTAACATTAGAGCTGCTTTTAATATGAAAGTAGCACTAGTCATTGAAAACAATGAtgtgaaaacttaa
- the TLR6 gene encoding toll-like receptor 6 isoform X2 codes for MTKDNKCVVRIFNFVYIVTLIVGTIIQFSDESKFAVDMSKIGLTHVLKDLPPETKVLDMSQNCISELHLSDVSFLSGLKVLRLSRNSIRYLDFSIFKFNPDLEYLDLSHNQLQKISCHPIMSLKHLDLSFNDFEVLPICKEFGNLTQLDFLGLSATRFQQLDLLPIAHLHLSCILLDLEGYYVKENQTESLQIPNTKTLQLVFHPYNLFSVQVNISLNSLGCLQLTNIKLNDDNCQVLIKFLSDPIRQPTLLNITLNHVETTWKCLVRVFQFLWPKPVESLHICNLTIVKSIGKEDFTYSKTALKALKIEHITNRVYIFSQQVLYTVFSEMNIMMLTISDTPFIHMVCPQAPSTFKFLNFTQNVFTDSIFQNCSTLVRLETLILQKNELKDLFKVGLMTKNMPSLEILDVSWNSLEYHGPDGNCPWVESLVVLNLSSNILTDSVFRCLPPRVKVLDLHNNRIRSIPKDITSLEALQVLNVAFNSLADLPGCGAFNGLSILIIDYNLISDPSADFFQSCQKIRSIKAGNNPFQCTCELREFIQSIGQVSGDVVEGWPDSYKCEYPESYKGTPLKDFHLSQLSCNTALLVVTIVVPVLVLAVTVSILCIYLDLPWYLRMVCQWTQTRRRARNIPLEELQRTLQFHAFISYSERDSAWVKNELVPCLEKEDIRICLHERNFVPGKSIVENIINCIEKSYKSIFVLSPNFVQSEWCHYELYFAHHNLFHEGSDNLILILLEPIPQNNIPSKYHKLRALMTQRTYLEWPKEKSKRGLFWANIRAAFNMKVALVIENNDVKT; via the coding sequence ATGACCAAAGACAACAAATGTGTTGTTagaatctttaattttgtttacatcGTGACCTTAATAGTTGGAACCATAATCCAATTCTCTGATGAAAGTAAATTTGCAGTAGACATGTCAAAAATAGGCCTTACTCATGTTCTGAAAGACTTGCCACCAGAAACCAAGGTCTTAGACATGTCTCAAAACTGCATATCTGAGCTTCACCTCTCCGACGTGAGCTTTCTCTCAGGGTTGAAAGTCTTGAGACTTTCCCGTAATAGCATCCGGTACCTTGATTTTAGTATTTTCAAGTTCAACCCGGATTTAGAATATTTGGATTTATCTCACAATCAGTTGCAGAAGATTTCCTGCCATCCTATCATGAGTCTCAAGCATTTAGATCTCTCATTCAATGACTTTGAAGTCCTGCCCATTTGTAAGGAATTTGGCAACTTGACTCAACTGGATTTCTTGGGATTAAGTGCTACAAGGTTTCAGCAATTAGATCTGCTACCAATTGCTCACTTGCATCTAAGTTGCATCCTTCTTGATTTAGAAGGTTATTATGTGAAAGAAAACCAGACAGAAAGTCTTCAAATTCCAAATACAAAAACACTTCAGCTTGTTTTCCACCCATATAATTTATTCTCTGTCCAAGTGAACATATCACTTAATAGTTTAGGGTGCTTACAACTGACTAATATTAAATTGAATGATGACAACTGTCAAGTTTTGATTAAATTTTTGTCAGACCCCATTAGACAGCCAACCCTACTGAATATTACCCTCAACCATGTGGAAACAACATGGAAATGCTTGGTTAGagtttttcaattcctttggcCCAAACCTGTAGAATCTCTCCATATTTGCAATTTAACAATAGTTAAAAGCATTGGTAAAGAAGATTTTACCTATTCTAAAACGGCATTGAAAGCATTGAAAATAGAACATATTACAAACagagtttatattttttcacagCAAGTGTTGTACACAGTGTTTTCTGAGATGAACATTATGATGTTAACCATATCAGATACACCTTTTATACATATGGTTTGTCCTCAGGCACCGAGCACATTTAAGTTTTTGAACTTTACCCAGAATGTTTTCACAGATagtatttttcaaaactgttcCACTTTAGTTAGATTGGAGACACTTATCTTACAAAAGAACGAATTAAAAGATCTTTTCAAAGTAGGCCTCATGACTAAGAATATGCCATCTTTGGAAATACTGGATGTTAGCTGGAATTCTCTGGAATATCATGGACCTGATGGAAATTGCCCTTGGGTTGAGAGTCTAGTGGTGTTAAATTTGTCTTCAAATATACTTACTGACTCTGTTTTCAGATGTTTACCTCCCAGGGTCAAGGTACTTGATCTTCACAATAACAGAATAAGGAGCATCCCTAAAGATATCACCAGCCTGGAAGCCCTGCAAGTACTCAATGTTGCTTTCAATTCTTTAGCCGACCTTCCTGGATGTGGTGCCTTTAACGGCCTTTCTATACTGATCATTGACTATAATTTAATTTCCGACCCATCAGCCGATTTCTTCCAAAGTTGCCAGAAGATTAGGTCAATAAAAGCAGGGAACAATCCATTCCAATGTACGTGTGAGCTAAGAGAATTTATCCAAAGTATAGGCCAAGTATCAGGTGATGTGGTAGAGGGTTGGCCTGATTCTTATAAGTGTGAGTATCCAGAAAGCTATAAGGGAACCCCACTAAAGGACTTTCATCTGTCTCAATTATCCTGCAACACAGCTCTGCTTGTTGTCACCATTGTGGTCCCTGTGCTGGTGTTGGCTGTTACTGTGAGCATCCTCTGTATCTACCTGGATCTGCCCTGGTATCTCAGGATGGTGTGTCAGTGGACGCAGACCCGGCGCAGGGCTAGGAACATACCCTTAGAAGAACTCCAAAGAACTCTCCAGTTCCATGCTTTTATTTCATACAGTGAACGTGATTCTGCCTGGGTGAAGAATGAACTAGTACCTTGcttagaaaaagaagatatacggatttGTCTCCATGAGAGAAACTTTGTTCCTGGCAAGAGCATTGTGGAAAATATCATAAACTGCATTGAGAAAAGTTACAAGTCCATCTTTGTTTTGTCTCCCAATTTTGTTCAGAGTGAGTGGTGCCATTATGAACTCTACTTTGCCCACCACAATCTCTTTCATGAAGGATCTGATAACTTAATCCTGATCTTGCTGGAACCCATTCCACAGAACAACATTCCCAGCAAGTATCACAAGCTCAGGGCTCTCATGACACAGAGGACTTATTTGGAATGGCCCAAGGAGAAGAGCAAACGTGGACTTTTTTGGGCTAACATTAGAGCTGCTTTTAATATGAAAGTAGCACTAGTCATTGAAAACAATGAtgtgaaaacttaa